In Carassius auratus strain Wakin unplaced genomic scaffold, ASM336829v1 scaf_tig00007309, whole genome shotgun sequence, a single window of DNA contains:
- the LOC113071444 gene encoding serine/threonine-protein kinase pim-2-like translates to MEAPHVEQSSTEKHASKRKKNIISCFFKKVRKAVKLPICSKNTVDCLPQQDPQFDNSTPSLEGWNDAALSSSDGCPEQSSFTLPGEVLVEPVRASACLKLKTASRLDDSIPNVINEGSTDRPKLEASVTKKGTEERRKRRGIHSFFKSAWKAMKKPFCCQNKVEPFVPPPELDDPELSPVPEPSDCVPTNESISTRYIVQNIIGEGGYGKVYEGIRISDGKKVAIKRIKKTVRDHYLQTTVHPKPLITEVALMLTMKQGPISPYVIQLYEWFEHPQVFTLVMENPDPCESLLDFINNNPNMNETTARLIMCQAVQAVLHCIEHGVFHNDIHPDNILLRKHTLELKLIDFGCGHLLSSNGYNRSQYRGIQAYYPPELFTCGRFYATSTNVWALGVLLYEMVNTCSPFCNLTEITQAEIRFENPDLSKECRDLIVQCLNRDPTERLTLDQILQHDWCKAEDLEESED, encoded by the exons ATGGAGGCCCCTCATGTGGAGCAGAGCTCAACAG AAAAGCATGCCAGCAAGAGGAAGAAGAACATAATTTCATGTTTCTTCAAGAAAGTACGTAAGGCTGTGAAGCTTCCCATCTGCTCCAAGAACACAGTGGACTGTCTACCACAGCAGGACCCACAGTTTGACAACTCTACACCTAGCCTGGAAGGGTGGAACGACGCCGCTTTATCCAGTTCGGATGGCTGCCCAGAGCAGTCCAGCTTCACACTTCCAGGTGAAGTGCTTGTTGAGCCAGTAAGGGCTTCAGCTTGCCTGAAACTAAAGACAGCATCCAGATTAGATGACTCTATACCTAATGTCATCAATGAGGGCAGTACAGACAGACCGAAATTGGAGGCTTCAG TTACAAAAAAGGGTACAGAAGAACGTAGGAAGAGGAGAGGAATCCACTCTTTCTTCAAGAGCGCGTGGAAGGCTATGAAAAAGCCTTTCTGCTGCCAGAACAAAGTGGAGCCTTTTGTGCCTCCACCAGAACTGGATGATCCTGAGCTGTCACCTGTCCCAGAGCCTTCAGACTGCGTCCCAACTAATG AATCCATTAGCACTCGCTATATAGTGCAAAATATTATTGGAGAAGGAGGCTATGGCAAAGTGTATGAGGGAATCCGTATTTCCGATGGCAAAAAG GTTGCCATCAAACGTATTAAAAAAACTGTACGGGATCATTATCTTCAAACT ACCGTTCATCCCAAACCTCTCATTACCGAAGTTGCGCTGATGCTAACGATGAAGCAAGGACCCATAAGCCCCTACGTCATCCAACTATATGAGTGGTTTGAGCACCCTCAAGTATTCACTCTCGTGATGGAGAATCCGGATCCCTGCGAGAGCTTGTTGGACTTCATCAACAATAACCCTAACATGAATGAGACAACAGCACGGCTCATCATGTGTCAGGCGGTGCAAGCAGTACTGCACTGCATTGAGCACGGTGTTTTTCATAATGATATTCATCCAGATAATATCCTGTTGAGAAAACACACTTTGGAGCTCAAGTTAATAGACTTTGGCTGTGGTCATCTACTTAGTAGTAATGGCTATAATCGCAGTCAATATAGAG GAATACAGGCTTACTACCCACCTGAGCTCTTCACCTGTGGCAGATTCTACGCCACCTCTACAAACGTCTGGGCTCTAGGAGTGTTGTTGTATGAGATGGTGAACACGTGTTCTCCATTTTGCAATTTAACTGAAATCACACAAGCCGAAATTAGGTTTGAAAACCCAGATTTATCCAAAG AATGTCGTGATCTGATCGTCCAGTGCCTAAACCGTGATCCAACTGAACGGCTGACCCTCGATCAGATCTTGCAGCATGACTGGTGTAAAGCAGAGGATCTAGAAGAGTCAGAGGATTGA